TGTCGTCCGTAGGGCTTTTTAAGTGTAGGCAAGCGCCCTGCAAGATTGCGGGAACTTTTACCGGGCAAATTGCACTACGAGAAAATGCAGTCATTGCAGATTGCAATCACCGTCGCCCTAAAAACCCCACCAAACCCTTGTTTTTAAAGGACTTGTTAGCCGTTACACTGTTGGCACGGCTGCTGCTTTGCCTGTTCTATCAAAAAGAACAATTTGGAGCGTCGTGCCATGAACAGCACCCTCTTGCTTGCAAACGCAGCGGCTTTGGCTTTCTTGCTCGGATCGCATTTTTTTCCCAAGGCTGACGTCGAGCAGCCAGTGGCGCAGCGCATGCCGCATTACCTGCAGGTGCAGAAAGCGCCGCAGTGGGCAGTTTTGAATGAACGCAGCGACGCTTCTACGCAAATGGTCAGCGAGCCCGAGCAAGCCTCGGCGCCAACCACCGAACGTCTGGTTTTTTGAAATATCTTCAGGAGTACAACATGTCCAAATCAGCGACAGGATTTCTGATCCTCGCTTTACTGAGTGGCGTTACCCATCTGGCGCTGTTCGAGGAGACGGAAGTCACCTTGCCTCTGGTTGGCTGTGGCGTGTTTGCGGTGCTGTTCGTGCTGGCTCTGATCGCCGGCCGCAAGATTAAATTCGATCCGGTTCTGCGTTGAGCCGAATCAATTTCAGTAGCGCGGAAACAGCGGCAGCAAGGTCGCCAGAATTGTCGATCTGATGGACGGGGCTGTCGCTGGATCTCCGGTCTTTGAACAGCGCGTTACGCGCCAGCCTGGCATCGATCTGCTCAGGGGTCTCCCGACCCCGCCTGAGCAGGCGCTGGCGCAGAACCTCGTCGTTGACCGTCAGCAGGATCGGTACGAGGGTCGGGTACAACTCCATCGCTTGGCGCAGGTTTGCTCTTGAACCATTGACCAGGACATGGCGCCCACCTCGCAACCATTGATCCATTTCCCTGGGAATGCCGTACGACAGGCCATTTGCTTGCCAGGCCAGGGAAAACGCGCCGACCTGCTGTTGCCGGTCGAACTCTTGCGGCGTCACGCCAATTGCATCCTCGCCTACCGACTCCGCTGATCGGGTGATCACCCGACGCATGATTTCGCAGTTCAACTCACGCAATGGCTCACGCGATGCGTCGATCAGGCTGTCCTTGCCCGAACCGGACGGCCCCATCAGGTAAAAAAGCTTGCCATCCATCCTGTAAACGCCCTCCAACGGGACCTGCCCCTAGTAAATCGGCAATTTGCCACTATCCTGTACATATAGGGATCAAGGTAGTGAGCCGCATAGCATGCACGTTCCAAGGTCTTCGGACATCAACAGATGTGCATGTAAAAGCGGGCAGCGATACGGAAGGATGGAAAGTTTTCCAACCAGTCCGCATTTCTGACAACTGGTGCTGG
This genomic interval from Pseudomonas koreensis contains the following:
- a CDS encoding PA3371 family protein, which gives rise to MSKSATGFLILALLSGVTHLALFEETEVTLPLVGCGVFAVLFVLALIAGRKIKFDPVLR
- the phnN gene encoding phosphonate metabolism protein/1,5-bisphosphokinase (PRPP-forming) PhnN; this encodes MDGKLFYLMGPSGSGKDSLIDASREPLRELNCEIMRRVITRSAESVGEDAIGVTPQEFDRQQQVGAFSLAWQANGLSYGIPREMDQWLRGGRHVLVNGSRANLRQAMELYPTLVPILLTVNDEVLRQRLLRRGRETPEQIDARLARNALFKDRRSSDSPVHQIDNSGDLAAAVSALLKLIRLNAEPDRI